One Schistocerca nitens isolate TAMUIC-IGC-003100 chromosome 1, iqSchNite1.1, whole genome shotgun sequence DNA segment encodes these proteins:
- the LOC126233714 gene encoding uncharacterized protein LOC126233714: MSCWDHWLHQFHNSHCSSRGIKATTRIHHYVWLGISSDCCSWDHCCGACKLSTVDLHIHAPVGDFPLATGRLMHAHVNIVNHFLTSDVQQYLLPLIEYFTHCPGATLISYNSADTVALAFVSKWTDHYAFLFHITKGCERKFEFQLLKKLAKFFGTHHHHPAQNDMLQ; this comes from the exons ATGAGTTGCTGGGATCACTGGTTGCATCAATTTCACAACAGTCACTGCAGCTCAAGAG GTATTAAAGCTACTACCAGGATTCATCACTATGTATGGCTTGGTATCAGCTCAGATTGTTGCAGCTGGGACCACTGCTGTGGTGCCTGTAAGCTTAGTACGGTTGACctgcacatccatgccccagtTGGTGATTTTCCTCTGGCTACAGGGAGGCTTATGCATGCCCATGTTAACATTGTCAATCACTTcctcacctctgatgttcagcagtATCTTTTACCTCTCATTGAATATTTCACCCACTGCCCAGGGGCAACACTAATTTCTTACAACTCAGCTGATACTGTGGCACTAGCATTTGTCAGTAAGTGGACTGATCATTATGCTTTCCTATTCCACATCACCAAAGGTTGTGAAAGGAAATTTGAATTCCAGCTGCTCAAAAAGCTTGCCAAATTCTTTGGCACTCATCATCACCATCCAGCCCAAAATGATATGCTTCAGtga